Below is a window of Geomonas oryzisoli DNA.
CCCGAGGTGGCGGACATCTCCTCCCCGGCGGTGGCTACCGTGGCGGATTGCTGCGCCACCTCTTCAGCCGCAGCGGCGATCTTTTCCGAGCCGGAACTCAACCGCTCCGACGAAGCCACCACCACGTCCGCCGTTGCCGCGATCTGCCGCACCATGTCCTGCAGGTTCAGCACGAAGCCGTTGAACTCCCTGGCCGTCTCGGCCAGTTCGTCCCTGGTCGCAATCTCCGCCTGCCGGGTAAGATCCCCCGCGCTCACGGCGGTCAAGAGGTTACGCATGGCGTTCACGGACGTCATGATCCCCTTCAGCAGCATGATCCCCAGCCCGGTCTGCAACAGGACACCTATCAGGCCGATCACACCACCCTCTATCAGGGCCTTGCGGCGCTCCGCGTCGAAGTCCCGGTCCGCCTGCCGCATCTCCCGGACCAGCGAATCTGTGACCTTGTCCATCTGGGACTCTATCTTTTCCACCTGCGCTTCGATCTGCCGATCCAGCGCACGGAGTTCCTGATCAGAGCTGTCGCCTCCCCGCAACAGCGGCACCATCTTCTGTTCGAAGGTCCCGATCACCCCGGCCACGGAGCCTTTCACCTCGGCGAAAAGTCTCTTTTCCTCGGCAGTATCTGCGCTGGCAGCGCTCTCCTCGATCGTCTTGAGCACTTCCGCCTTTTTGGCCTCCCACACCTTCAGGGTGCGCTCCAGGTCCCTGTTGATCTCCGCATCGCCGACGACCCGGTACAGCGCGAGCCCACCCATGGAGGCCTCTTTGGCCAGCACCGCGGCATCCGAGCGCTGGGCGCCCTCATCCTGCATCCTGCCGAGGGTGGCGATGGTACGGAATTCAACGGCAGCGATCACGGCTATGGTTATCAACATGACCGCCATGTTCATGATGATCTTGGCCCGAATGGTTGTCATTTTTGCCTCCTGTTTCCCTGCCGTCATCGGCGTTAGCTCTATGTATCGACCGACTACGCCTTTCCATGTATGAGGGGAATCGTAACGGTGACTGCGCTTTTTCCCACAGCAGCGGCCGCTGTCACAGCCGCATCGGCATCTGCACTCGATTTGCCGGAACCCCATCGGTGCCACCCATTTTTCTTAAAGTTTTCCGCGCGATGACCGATTAGACTCCACTAAGGCTGATCCAGTCTTCCCGTGGTAAAAAACACGAAATACTGCTACACTACACAAGTTGCCCAGACATTGGTTGCCCTTAACTCATGTTATGACAGAGCGATCTGTTCGATCAGGGAGATAGGAGATGGCGGAAGGTTTGCAGCTTCGAAAGTTTCTTGCTCCGGAATTCATCTTCGGCGTCGGCGCCAGGGAGTTGGCCGGACGCTACGCCAAAAACCTCGGCGGCCGCAAGGTACTGGTCGTCTCCGACCCGGGGGTGGTTAAAGCCGGCTGGACCAAGGACGTCACCGACAGTCTGGACGCCGCCGGCGTTCCTTGGGTCCTCTTTACCGCGCTCACACCCAACCCCAAGGCGGACGAGGTCATGGCGGGAGTGGCGCTGTACCAGGCGGAACACTGCGACGCCCTGGTCGCGGTCGGCGGCGGCAGCCCGATCGACTGCGCCAAGGGGATCGGCATCGTCACCTCCAACCACAAGCACATCCTCGAATTCGAGGGGGTCGACATGGTGAAGTCCCCCATGCCTCCCCTCATCTGCATCCCGACCACCGGGGGCACCTCCGCCGACGTCTCCCAGTTCGCCATCATCAGCAACCCGCGCGAGAGGGTGAAGATCGCCATCATCAGCAAATCGGTGGTGCCGGACATCGCGCTCATCGACCCGGTCACGCTGATCACCATGGATCCCTACCTCACCGCCTGCACCGGACTGGACGCGATGACCCACGCCATCGAGGCCTTCGTCTCCACCGCGAGTTCCTCGATGACCGACCTGCACGCGCTGGAGGCGCTCAAGCTCCTGTCCGCGAACATCATCCCCAGCATCCGCAACCTCGACAACGAGGAGTTCAGGAGCCAGGTGATGATGGGGAGCCTGCAGGCCGGCCTCGCCTTTTCCAACGCGATCCTCGGCGCCAACCACGCCATGGCGCACAGCCTCGGCGGCGCGCTCGACCTCGCCCACGGCGAATGCAACGCGATCCTTTTGGACCACGTCATCGACTTCAACTTCGACTCGGCTCCGGAGCGTTTCGAAAAGATCGCCGAGGCCTTCGGTCTGGACCTGCGCGGCCTCCCCCTCCCCCAGAAGAAGAAGCGCCTTTTGGAGTACGTCCGCAAGCTCAAGGCGGAGGCAGGGGTGGGGCGCACCCTGGCGGAGGTCGGCGTCGGCCGGGACGACCTGAAGCTCTACAGCGAGCACGCCCTTAAGGACCCCTGCATGGCCACCAACCCGCGTCGCGCCTCCAAGAGGGACATCGAGGTCGTCTATGAAGAATCCCTCTGATCCGCGTCTCCCCGAATCCGAGGAGGCGCAGGACTCCCCCGAGGACTCTTCCCAGGAGGCGCTGGAAGCGCTGCAGCGCAAACTCGCCGGGCTCGGCGAGACCTCCATGCGCAAGACCTACTACCCTGAGCTGCAGGAGCGCCTGGAGGAGCTGGAACGCCTCAAGGCCTTCCTCGACCACAGTAACGACGCCATCTTCCTGGTGGAAGTAATGACCGGGCGGATCGTCGACCTCAACGAATCCGCGTGCCGGCAGCTCGGCTGGAGCCGCAGCGAGCTCCTGGAAAAATCCCTGTTCGACCTCTCCGACCTGCACGACACCCCCGCCGCCGTTTCCCTGATCCGCTCCGAACAGGACGCCGAGGGGCGCGACGTGATCGTCACCG
It encodes the following:
- a CDS encoding methyl-accepting chemotaxis protein produces the protein MTTIRAKIIMNMAVMLITIAVIAAVEFRTIATLGRMQDEGAQRSDAAVLAKEASMGGLALYRVVGDAEINRDLERTLKVWEAKKAEVLKTIEESAASADTAEEKRLFAEVKGSVAGVIGTFEQKMVPLLRGGDSSDQELRALDRQIEAQVEKIESQMDKVTDSLVREMRQADRDFDAERRKALIEGGVIGLIGVLLQTGLGIMLLKGIMTSVNAMRNLLTAVSAGDLTRQAEIATRDELAETAREFNGFVLNLQDMVRQIAATADVVVASSERLSSGSEKIAAAAEEVAQQSATVATAGEEMSATSGDIAQSCQRASEGATVASRSAQDGAQVVETTVSVMGQIAAKVQESSRTVEKLGERSDQIGAIIVTIEDIADQTNLLALNAAIEAARAGEQGRGFAVVADEVRALAERTTRATHEIDEMIKAIQKETRAAVAVMEQGVGQVTTGTAEAARSGEALREILEQVQGVAMQVNQVATAAEEQTATTGEISRSMQQITETVRQTASGAHESAVAAHELNGSAEKLQRLVGHFKL
- the ercA gene encoding alcohol dehydrogenase-like regulatory protein ErcA gives rise to the protein MAEGLQLRKFLAPEFIFGVGARELAGRYAKNLGGRKVLVVSDPGVVKAGWTKDVTDSLDAAGVPWVLFTALTPNPKADEVMAGVALYQAEHCDALVAVGGGSPIDCAKGIGIVTSNHKHILEFEGVDMVKSPMPPLICIPTTGGTSADVSQFAIISNPRERVKIAIISKSVVPDIALIDPVTLITMDPYLTACTGLDAMTHAIEAFVSTASSSMTDLHALEALKLLSANIIPSIRNLDNEEFRSQVMMGSLQAGLAFSNAILGANHAMAHSLGGALDLAHGECNAILLDHVIDFNFDSAPERFEKIAEAFGLDLRGLPLPQKKKRLLEYVRKLKAEAGVGRTLAEVGVGRDDLKLYSEHALKDPCMATNPRRASKRDIEVVYEESL